Genomic DNA from Segatella copri:
CGCGATGAAGCTATCAGACAAATCCAATCGCACAGCCGTGAATACATGCGCAAGCAACTTACCTGGTTTAAGCGGGATACCACTATCCAATGGTTCCATCCAGACCAGCAAGAAGAAATCCTTGCGTACATTGATAAAGAAATAGGATAACTCTTAGTCGCTTTTTACTAAGAGTTATCCTAAAGTAAGGCTTGCCCCCTTATTTTAGGGACAAGCGAACAAACTTATTGATTTTCAAGCACTTACATACACAATACAGAAAAAAAACACCGTAGATGGGACCAGCAGAAAAAGAGGAAAGATCTATATTCTCTCCCTTTATATCCAATCAAGAATTTCCTTGAAATATGAGATGCGGCGGAGTTTCGGGTGTTCATACTCTTCAGTCTTCTCATGCGCCCAAATAGATTGGGCAGGAATATGGATGGCAGAACAGCCGATGCTCAGCGCAGGAGCAATATCACTCTTGAAACTGTTACCCACCATGACGAGTTCTGAAGGCTGGACATCCAGTTCCCTGCAGAGGCGGCGGTAAGCTTCAGGCTTTTTATCGCTCACGATACTTACCACATCAAAATAACGCTGCAAACCCGAGCGCCATAATTTATTCTCCTGATCCTGCAACTCTCCCTTCGTAAAGACGGCAAGTTTCAATCCCCTGCCCTCTTTCTTCTTTTCATGCAGCAGAGCCAGCGTCTCCTCTACCCCCTCCAGCGGTTTGGCATCAAGATGCAGCAGACTCTTTCCCAGCCCTATAATCTGAGCAATCACATAGGCAGAAACCTTGCCCTTACTCACCTTCACGGCATTCTCTACCAGCGAAATGATGAAAGCCTTGCAGCCATACCCCAAGTCAGCCATATTACCACTTTCCGTCTCCAGAAGAGCGGCAGAAATTTCTTTCTCTTTTCCGTACTCAGAAAGAAGTTCGCAATATTCATGCTCCACCTCTTCGAAATATTCCTGTAATGCCCAGAGCGTATCATCGGCATCGAAGGCTATCGCCCTGATATCTTTAAATCTATCCATTTTCATGTTTGTTATGTTTT
This window encodes:
- a CDS encoding HAD family hydrolase — protein: MDRFKDIRAIAFDADDTLWALQEYFEEVEHEYCELLSEYGKEKEISAALLETESGNMADLGYGCKAFIISLVENAVKVSKGKVSAYVIAQIIGLGKSLLHLDAKPLEGVEETLALLHEKKKEGRGLKLAVFTKGELQDQENKLWRSGLQRYFDVVSIVSDKKPEAYRRLCRELDVQPSELVMVGNSFKSDIAPALSIGCSAIHIPAQSIWAHEKTEEYEHPKLRRISYFKEILDWI